A genomic region of Solanum dulcamara chromosome 2, daSolDulc1.2, whole genome shotgun sequence contains the following coding sequences:
- the LOC129877391 gene encoding EPIDERMAL PATTERNING FACTOR-like protein 1 — protein MKAMSITLLIFSIKEIIIAFLLLLLLSPNTYSLNPIKHETLDSTKDVLAEEKSRLGSMPPSCYNKCNQCHPCRAIQVPSLPSHNGVEPSGDVARTQARSMDYSTIESSLSHAGASRYSNYKPLGWKCRCGGHFYNP, from the exons ATGAAAGCTATGAGTATAACTTTATTAATTTTCTCCATCAAAGAAATTATTATTGCATTTCTCCTTCTTCTACTTCTCTCTCCTAATACCTATTCCTTAAACCCTATTAAACATGAAACCCTAGACTCTACAAAG GATGTTTTAGCTGAAGAGAAATCAAGATTGGGTTCGATGCCACCGAGTTGTTATAACAAGTGTAACCAATGTCATCCATGCAGGGCAATTCAG GTACCGAGCTTACCAAGTCATAATGGAGTCGAACCAAGTGGCGATGTGGCTCGAACCCAAGCTAGGTCTATGGACTACAGTACTATAGAGTCATCGCTTTCACATGCAGGAGCTAGCAGGTACTCGAATTACAAGCCACTCGGATGGAAATGCAGATGTGGGGGTCACTTCTACAATCCCTAG